The Sagittula stellata E-37 sequence CCACCGCTGCCGGCACCGTTCAGGCACGGCAGGTCCTGGTCTGCACCAACGGCTACACCGACAAGGCACTGGCATACCTGCAACGCCGTCTCGTGCCGGTGCGCAGCCGGATGATCGCCACAGAAGAACTGCCGCCCGAGGTCATGGCCCGCCTGATGCCCAAAGGCGTGATGCTGAGCGAAAAGCGCCAGATGGGCTTTTACTATCGCCCCTCGCCTGACGGGCGGCGCATTCTGCTGGGCGGGCGCGATTCCTCGCGCCAGGGCGATCCTCTGAAACCGACCCTGCGCCTGCGGGCCGGTCTGGCAGAGATCTTCCCCGAACTCGAAAACGTGAAACTGAGCCACAGCTGGTTCGGCAATGTGGCGATGCACCGGGACATGGTGCCTCGGCTGTTCGAGCACGACGGTATGCTGTTCGCGACGGGGTTCTGCGGCTCCGGCGTGGTCTGGGCGCCCTGGGTGGGCAGCAGGGCAGCGCATCGTCTGCTGGGCGCCGAGGCTGGCAAGAGCGCCTTCGCCTTCCGCCCGCCCGCCGCGATCCCGCTGTATCGTGGCGACCCGTGGTTCCTGCCCGCGGTGCTCAAGGGCTTTACGCTGCAGGATCAATTTGCCATGCGCCGCGCGCGGCGTTGACCCTGGGGTGAGGACACAGTGACACTTTTGCTGACCAAGGAAGACGTGCGCGACCTGATCGAGATGCCCGCCGTCATCGAAGCGGTCGAGGCCGCCTTCCGCGCCTATAGCAGCGACGAGGTGGATCAGCCGTCCTACATGGGCATCCACCTGTCGACCGAAGGTGCTGAAATCGACTTCAAGGCGGGCTACCACCGCAGCGGCGAACTGGTTTCTCTCAAAGCGTCATCCGGTGGTTTTCGCGACAACCTCGCGCGCTTCGGCCTTCCCAACGGCATGGGCACGGTGCTGCTGTTCGACGGCCAGAGCGGCGCGCTGACCTGCGTGATGGACGGCAGTCTTCTGACCGGTTTCCGTACCGGCGCGGCGGGTGCAGTGTCGGTGCGCGCGCTGGCGCGGCCGGACGCGCGCAGGCTGGCCGCCATCGGCACCGGCAACCAGGCACGCATGCAGATCCGCGCGATCCGCGAGGTGATGCAGATCGACGCCATTCATGCCTGGGGCCGTTCGCATGCGGGCGCCGAAGCCTTCGCGACAGAGATCGAGGCGACCTTTGGCATCCCGGTCACCGTCGAGGCCTCTGCCGAGCTCGCCGTGGCGCAGGCGGACGTTGTCGTCACCACGACCCGCGCCAGTGGTGTTGCCCTGCGGGCGGGTTGTCTGCGCCCCGGCACCCATGTGGTAGCCATCGGCGCGGATCAGCCGGGCAAGCAGGAACTCGATCCCGAACTCTTCCGCGACGCCCGCATCGTGGTCGATGCCGCCGTGCAATGCGCCGAAAAGGGCGAGTTGCAACATGCCCTGAAGGCCGGGATCGTGGACGGTGCCCATGCCGAGATCGGCGAGGTGCTGCTGGGCCGCAAGCCGGGCCGCGAGAGCGTCGAGCAGATCACCCTCTTCGATTCCACCGGCATGGCGATTCAGGACAACACCACGGCCGCGGCGATCCTGCGCCGTGCGCGCGAGCGCGGGATCGGCCAACCATTCGACTTTCTGACACAGGACCGCTGACCCGTGACCCGCTCGATCCAAGATCCCCCGACCATCGCGGACATTCAGGCCGCGCGCGCGCGCATCGCACCCTACATCCGTCGCACGCAGCTTTTGCGGGCTGAAAGGATCGAGCCCGCTGTCGGCTGTTCGCTCTACCTCAAGCCCGAGACGTTGCAGGTCACCGGCGCCTTCAAGATCCGCGGCGCGTTGAACGCCACGCTTCAACTGTCGCCCGAGCAGCTTGCGCGGGGACTGATTTCCTCGTCTTCCGGCAATCACGCGCAGGGCCTGTCCTGGGCGGGGCGGATGCTGGGGGCGAAGGTTGTGCTTGTCCTGCCCACCATCACCCCGCAGCAAAAGGTCGAGAACACGCGCGCCCTTGGGGCCGAAGTGGTCCTTTACGACGGCGACACTGCCGCACGCTGGAAAGAGGTCTACCGGATCGCGGAAGAAGAGGGATACGAGACCGTCCACGGGTTCGAGGACACACGCGTCATGGCGGGCCAAGGGACCATTGGCTGCGAGATCGTGGAAGACCTGCCCGATGTCGATACGGTGATCGTACCCCTTGGCGGCGGCGGGCTGATCTCGGGCGTAGCGACGGCGCTGAAGGCGCTGAAGCCCGGGATCCGCGTCATCGGCGCGGAACCGGCACTGACCCCCAAGTATTACCAAAGCCGCATAGAGGGCAAGCGCGTCTCGCTGCCGCTGCTCGACACCATTGCCGACGGGTTGCGCATCAGCGTGCCCGGCCAGAACCCCTGGCCGATCATCGAGCGCCACGTGGATGAGATCGTGACGGTCGAGGACAGCCATATCAAGGCAGGCATGCGGTCACTGGCGCGAGACGCCAAGCTGATCGCCGAACCCTCCGCGGCGATCGGGGTCGGCGCGCTGCTTGGCGGGCGGGTCAAGGTGCGGCCCAACGAAAAGGTCTGCACCATCCTGACCGGCGGAAACTGGGGGCTGGCGGATCTAGCGGCGATCTATGCTGCGACCGATCCTGAGATGGTGGCGGAATGACGTTCCCCGGACAGGATATGGCCCCGGCGACCGGTACAGAAATCCACAAAGCGCGCAAAAATCGGGCAGAAAATACCGTGGCGAAGGGGAAAATGGATGAACCTGCTACACGGATTTCGCTAGGTTGAAGACGCGGTTCGGCGCCGTAACCGGTAGGGTGGCGTCAGGCGGCTGGAATGCAGGGGCGTTGGCCCGAAATCACTTCACGGGTCTTCGAACCCGGTGAATCCGGAGGCAGCACCTTTGAACGATAGTCTACGCTTCAAGGCCTACGAGGCGCAGGTCGAACCGATCAAGACCACCGATCGCGGGCTGTTGCACGAGTTGACGGTCAGCGTATTCTGGCCGCATCGCAGCAGCGATCTGGACCAGTTGATGGCGCTTGGCGCGGGCTATATCGCGCTGGACGAGATCGGGCGCCCGCTGGGATCAGCCATGCATTTCAACATGGGCGACGATTTCGCCATGCTGGGCATGATGGTGACGCCTCCACGCCTGCAGGCGCAGGGAGGCGGACGGTTTCTGCTGCAGCGGATCATGGCGGATTGCGCGGGCCGCGACTTGCGGCTCAACGCGACCCGCTCGGGCTATCGGCTGTATCAGAGCGTGGGCTTCCAGCACATCACCACCGTGTATCAGCACCAAGGTCACGTGGGCACGCCACCCGAAGTGGACGCACTTCCCGGGATCGAGCTTTCCCCGATCACGCCGGATGACCGGTCCGCGGTGCACGAGATGGACAGCATCGCCTTTGGGGCCGAGCGCCGGGCCGTGATAGACACCTTGTTGGACGTTTCGACCGGTTTGATCGCCACGCGCGCCGGGAAGCCCTGCGGCACAGCATTGATGCGGCGCTTCGGGAAGGGTCAGGTCATCGGCCCGCTCGCCGCCGAGTCCGAGGCGCTGGCCGTTCAGATGGTCGCCGAACTGCTGCGACAGGTGCCCGGCCAGTTCGTGCGTCTGGACACCCCCTGCGAGGGGGCGTTGCTGACTGGCTTCCTGTCTGCCTCGGGCATGCCCCGGTTCGACACTGTCACCGAGATGCGCGTGGGGGGCCATCCACGTGCCGAGGACGGGTCGGTGTGTTACGCTCTGGCCGCGCATTCGCTAGGCTGACGCGGGATACGGACCGGCCTTACGACAGCCGGTCCTTCAGTCCGAACCACAGGCCCGCCAGCGGCAGGAACCAGGGTTTGCCGTTCAGCGCCGGCACCGCTGGCCAGTCGAGACCGTCGAGCGGGTTTGTGTCCCGCCGCCCCATTGCCAGATCGGCCAGCACCTGTCCCAGCAGCGTGGACATCTGTGCACCGTGGCCTGAGTATCCCATGCCGTAGACCATGCCGTCTGCCTCGCCCGCGCGGGGGAAACGGTCGCGCGTCATCCCGACCAGTCCACCCCAGCAATAGTCGACCTCCACACGCGCCAGATGCGGGAAGACCCCGGTCATCGCCGCGCGCAGGATGTCGCCGGAACGGGCATCGGACTGCTGATCGGAGCGGGCCGAAAACCGCGCCCGCCCGCCGAAGATCAGCCGTTTGTCCGGCGACAGCCGGAAGTAGTTGCCGATGTTCAGCGAGGTTACGCAGGTCCGGTTGCCCGGCAGGGTTGCCGTGACCTCGGAGTCTGCAAGCGGGCGCGTGGCGATGACGAAGGAGCCGACGGGAATGATCCGCTTGCGGAAGTAGCCCAGCGGCGCCTTGGGCACCTGCGCCGAATAGCCGCCTGTCGCGGCAATCACCGTCTCCGCCTCAAGGCTGCCGCGCGGCGTGTCCAGTTGCCATCCGCTGCCCGCCTTGCGCCGACCCGTCACCGGCGCCTGCTCCCAGATGTCCGCGCCATGTCGCACGGCGGCATCGGCGAGGCCGGACAGGTAGCGCCCCATGTGCATCATCGCCGACTTCTCGAAAAATGCCGCGCCGTGAAAGCTCTGGGAGCCGACTTCGCCCTCCAGCTCCGCCCGGTCCAGCCAGCGCGTCGCGGGGTCAACCTCCCGGGCAACGAGTTCCTGGTTCGCGCGCAGCCCTGCCGCGTGGCTTGGTTTCGACGCCAGTTTCAACTTGCCCGCACGGCGGAAATCGCAGGCAATACCTTCTTCCGCGATCAGGTCCTCGATCATGTCGATCGAGCGGTCATAGGCCCGGTAGAGATGTCGTGCCCGGTCGTTTCCCAAGTGCGCCTTGGCGTCGGCGTAGCCATGGGCGATGCCGTTGTTCAGATGCCCGCCATTGCGACCCGATCCTCCAGCTCCGAGATGGGCGGCCTCCAGCAGCGCGACGCGGACGCCCTCGCGCGCCAGCTTGCGTGCTGCATTCAGTCCGGTGAAACCGCCGCCGATCACCACGACATCGTATCGGCCTTCAACCGCCCCCGCTTGCGCGCCGGAAAACGCGGGGGTTGTGTCATGCCAGTAAGACGCAAACTTCATGTCTCAGAGACCCAGTGCGGCGGGAAGGTGCGACACGTCCGGCACCTCCGTGTAGCCGTAGTAGGGGTTTGCGGGCTCATGCCCTCGGTTGACCCAGACCTTGTTCCGGATTCCCATGTCATGCGCGGTCATGTGGTCGTAGCGGAAGCTTGACGAGACATGCACCACGTCCTCGGGGCCGCAACCCAAGGTGTCGAACATGTACTCGAACGCCTGCATGTGCGGCTTGTAGGCGCCCGCGCTTTCCGCGGTCAGCACATGCGCGATCGGTGCGCCCAGCTTGGCGATGTTGTGCGGGATCTGTTCGTTCATGGAATTGGTCAGGGCAACCAGAGGGATCTCCTGCGCCACCCGGGCAAGTCCTGCGGGCACATCTGCATGCGGTCCCCAGGTGGGCACGCGATGGTAGATTTCCATGGCCACATCCGGGTCGAAGGGAACGCCGTTGCGCTTGCAGGTGCGTTCCAGCGCGTTGTGCAC is a genomic window containing:
- a CDS encoding GNAT family N-acetyltransferase — its product is MNDSLRFKAYEAQVEPIKTTDRGLLHELTVSVFWPHRSSDLDQLMALGAGYIALDEIGRPLGSAMHFNMGDDFAMLGMMVTPPRLQAQGGGRFLLQRIMADCAGRDLRLNATRSGYRLYQSVGFQHITTVYQHQGHVGTPPEVDALPGIELSPITPDDRSAVHEMDSIAFGAERRAVIDTLLDVSTGLIATRAGKPCGTALMRRFGKGQVIGPLAAESEALAVQMVAELLRQVPGQFVRLDTPCEGALLTGFLSASGMPRFDTVTEMRVGGHPRAEDGSVCYALAAHSLG
- a CDS encoding threonine ammonia-lyase, whose protein sequence is MTRSIQDPPTIADIQAARARIAPYIRRTQLLRAERIEPAVGCSLYLKPETLQVTGAFKIRGALNATLQLSPEQLARGLISSSSGNHAQGLSWAGRMLGAKVVLVLPTITPQQKVENTRALGAEVVLYDGDTAARWKEVYRIAEEEGYETVHGFEDTRVMAGQGTIGCEIVEDLPDVDTVIVPLGGGGLISGVATALKALKPGIRVIGAEPALTPKYYQSRIEGKRVSLPLLDTIADGLRISVPGQNPWPIIERHVDEIVTVEDSHIKAGMRSLARDAKLIAEPSAAIGVGALLGGRVKVRPNEKVCTILTGGNWGLADLAAIYAATDPEMVAE
- a CDS encoding ornithine cyclodeaminase family protein, which encodes MTLLLTKEDVRDLIEMPAVIEAVEAAFRAYSSDEVDQPSYMGIHLSTEGAEIDFKAGYHRSGELVSLKASSGGFRDNLARFGLPNGMGTVLLFDGQSGALTCVMDGSLLTGFRTGAAGAVSVRALARPDARRLAAIGTGNQARMQIRAIREVMQIDAIHAWGRSHAGAEAFATEIEATFGIPVTVEASAELAVAQADVVVTTTRASGVALRAGCLRPGTHVVAIGADQPGKQELDPELFRDARIVVDAAVQCAEKGELQHALKAGIVDGAHAEIGEVLLGRKPGRESVEQITLFDSTGMAIQDNTTAAAILRRARERGIGQPFDFLTQDR
- a CDS encoding haloacid dehalogenase type II → MTSRPKFVSFDCHGTMIFFDMAGAARDHYGARLSPEQMETFIRDFSAYRLDEVLHDWKPYAEVVHNALERTCKRNGVPFDPDVAMEIYHRVPTWGPHADVPAGLARVAQEIPLVALTNSMNEQIPHNIAKLGAPIAHVLTAESAGAYKPHMQAFEYMFDTLGCGPEDVVHVSSSFRYDHMTAHDMGIRNKVWVNRGHEPANPYYGYTEVPDVSHLPAALGL
- a CDS encoding NAD(P)/FAD-dependent oxidoreductase, producing the protein MKFASYWHDTTPAFSGAQAGAVEGRYDVVVIGGGFTGLNAARKLAREGVRVALLEAAHLGAGGSGRNGGHLNNGIAHGYADAKAHLGNDRARHLYRAYDRSIDMIEDLIAEEGIACDFRRAGKLKLASKPSHAAGLRANQELVAREVDPATRWLDRAELEGEVGSQSFHGAAFFEKSAMMHMGRYLSGLADAAVRHGADIWEQAPVTGRRKAGSGWQLDTPRGSLEAETVIAATGGYSAQVPKAPLGYFRKRIIPVGSFVIATRPLADSEVTATLPGNRTCVTSLNIGNYFRLSPDKRLIFGGRARFSARSDQQSDARSGDILRAAMTGVFPHLARVEVDYCWGGLVGMTRDRFPRAGEADGMVYGMGYSGHGAQMSTLLGQVLADLAMGRRDTNPLDGLDWPAVPALNGKPWFLPLAGLWFGLKDRLS